In the Methanocalculus natronophilus genome, CGGGTTGCCGGTGCGATGATCCCATCAGCCCCCGCAGCAACCGCCATACTGCAGAAGGCCTCTGCCACCCCGCCTGAGAACCATGCTGCCCCTCCCGGATGGCTCATCTCACAGACGACAAAACATTCTCCGCCATGTGCATGGGCTGAGGCAACTGATGCCTCTAGCGAGTCCCGCCCCGGAAACGCATGGCAGATAACAGCAGAGCAGCCTGCCGCAAATACCTGGTCACAGATGAGGGTGTTGGTATTTGGGATATCCGCCACCTTGAAATCCGCGATGACGGGGACGCCGAGTGCCGCGATTTCACTGGCAATCGAGAGACCGGCGGCCAGAACAAGGGGGTAGCCGATCTTAACCGCATCAAGATGTCGTGCAGTCGATTCAGCAATTGCCAGTGCCTCGTCACGGGAGGTGGCATCAAGGGCAAGTATCAGATCAGTCATTTCATCAGCCTCTCAAGGGTTGCGGCAACAATGAGCGGGAGCGTGATGGTCGCATCCCCATACACGGTAACCGCACGTGCATCTGCGTCAACCTTCCCCCAGGAGCGGGCCTCATCAAGGGTTGCGCCGGAGAGCCCGCCGAGATCAGGGCGATCCCCGGTGAGCTGCACGGCATAGGAGAACCCCATTTCGGTCATCAGCATGCTCTGGAAGATGAAGTTCTTTGGAACACCGCCGCCGACAATGAAGGCAGCCGCCCGTTCGCTTGCAAAACAGCGGTTCAACAGCGGTTTCATATCGGCAAATGCATCGACAACAACAGTGTTTGTCTGGGAGAAGAGCCAGAGCTGCAATCCAATCATCGAATCCTGAATTGCCGGGCAGTATACAGGTATCCCCTTTCTGGCTGCTGTTGCGAGAATCCCTCGGGGAAGGCGCGCACCGATATGCTGCAGAAGATCAGCAATCGGGATGATGCAGCCATCATCCAGTTCCGAGAGCGTCTCCTGCATGAATCCTTCAAATTCTTCAAAAGCCTCTGTCGGGAGATAGATATCATAGATCCGGTTGATCTCATCCCGATGGAGATCCACATCTGAACAATCTTTGGTGCCATGGTAATGGTGACACCCGATCGCCTCTATGATGTCATGGGTCAGGTTCGCACCAGTCGAGACGAGGACATCAATAAACCCGCGTTCAAGGAGATCAGAGACGACCCCTCCCATACCTGCCGGTACCATCGCACCGGCAAGACCAAAGAACCGTGTCGCGCCAGTATCCGTAAACATGGCTTCTGTCACCGAAACCGCCTCGGCAAGCGATCCCCCGTTATATGCTCCTGCTCCATCCATCAGTGCCACAAGTTCCCCAACCGTCATACCGGGCTGCAGGTGCATCTGGAGGACAGGATCAGAACAATCCTCTCTCATCATGAAACCCAAACCTCTACCGTAAGCATTTGCTCTCTTTGAGAATAAGTCCTTAGTCTTCTGCAGGATCACGGGGTTTCCGGAGACTGCAGGAAAAAGCAGATCCTGGATCTGCCAGGAAACGATCCTGCAGGCAACCCCCCCGGATCAGGTCTAGATCCGGGGCGGGTATGGATTCATCATGATCGGCCAGGAAACGGCGAGTTTACTCTTCCACCTCAAACCAGCGAAGGGCACCCGGTGCATGATCCTTCAGCTGCTCAAGGAAATATTTTCCAAGATCCGGGCCTGATTCATTAATTGCCGCCTGAATGGTCCTGACAAGCCATGGAGAAAGATCCGGGCCTTTCTCAAGGGAATTCATCACAACGACGACTGCTTCATCGACTTCAAGTCTGTTTTTCCATCTGTATGCCATACTCTCTCACCAGACCGGAAATTAGGGCAGGATCTAATAAAAGTTTCTATCGGATCCTCAGCCTTCCGTCTTTCCCGCTTATTCGTCCAGAGGAGCGGAGTATATCAACCATCTGCTCAATCATCAGGGGGGCGACATCAAAGCGGATGGGATAGGCATCTGCATCCAGTGAGACGGGGGCAGCAGGCAGCTCACGCACGAGATCTGCAACAGCCAGACAGCCATTTTGGATCAGCCGTGCCAGCTCATCTGCCAGGGTCAGAAGCAGGAAAAACTGTTCCAGAAATGTCACAAAGCTCTCCTCTTCAGGCCTGCATTCCTGGATAGCATCGATCAGATCAGTTGGATCATGACAGAAGATCACATCTGATCCGGCCTGGACTGAGTAGACTGTCTCAGACGATACAACCCTTTCTCCCGTGAGGTGGGCTGCCTTTAGCGCTTCAGGATCCGGAAAGAGGAGAAGGGGTGAGGGGATGCTGATACTGTGATCTCCGGGATCAAGCTCACGTATACGCCGGAGTGTGCCATCGCTCTCCTCAATGAGACCCTCTTTTTCATAGACAATGACCCTGTATGCATCCTCTGTGAGAGATGCCAGCTCCTCTTCAGATAGAGTCTCTCTCTCTTCATATGCCCGGGCGAGATAGCTCCCGCCATCCTCTTCAATCGCGTTCATGATCCGGGAGAAGGCACCTTCTTCAAGTGCAATGATCTCACGGGCCAGTTCGAGAGCTTCTGCCTCATCATCATCCCCTGCCTGAAGTTCTGCATGAAACGCACGAAGATCCCTGATCCGTCCCTGCACCATCTCCTGGGAGTGGAGGGTTGTATCAACCGAGAGTTTCGCAGACGATCCGGCTTTCTTCAGGACGCGAAGACACTGCTGGGCATCATCCCGTGTCTCAAAGTGAAGACTGAGTCCCTGTATCATGCAGAAGATCTCCAACCCATGAAGAGATGAAACCTCGCCCCCCGGAGAAGCTGACTGATTGGCGCTCTCATGATGAAAGGGTCATGGGCCGGGATCAGTTCCCCTGATCAGCGGCCGGGAGAGGTGCCTCCGCGCAGAGGGGGGAACCTCATACCAGCCGGGCTGGATGGTCCGTTCAATGGTTACAATCT is a window encoding:
- a CDS encoding deoxyhypusine synthase is translated as MREDCSDPVLQMHLQPGMTVGELVALMDGAGAYNGGSLAEAVSVTEAMFTDTGATRFFGLAGAMVPAGMGGVVSDLLERGFIDVLVSTGANLTHDIIEAIGCHHYHGTKDCSDVDLHRDEINRIYDIYLPTEAFEEFEGFMQETLSELDDGCIIPIADLLQHIGARLPRGILATAARKGIPVYCPAIQDSMIGLQLWLFSQTNTVVVDAFADMKPLLNRCFASERAAAFIVGGGVPKNFIFQSMLMTEMGFSYAVQLTGDRPDLGGLSGATLDEARSWGKVDADARAVTVYGDATITLPLIVAATLERLMK
- the pyrF gene encoding orotidine-5'-phosphate decarboxylase; the encoded protein is MTDLILALDATSRDEALAIAESTARHLDAVKIGYPLVLAAGLSIASEIAALGVPVIADFKVADIPNTNTLICDQVFAAGCSAVICHAFPGRDSLEASVASAHAHGGECFVVCEMSHPGGAAWFSGGVAEAFCSMAVAAGADGIIAPATRPDRVAALRELVGRKKIYSPGVGAQGASPEDVRDLVDGVIVGRAIYGAADPGSAAAAYARRCR